A genomic window from Anaeromusa acidaminophila DSM 3853 includes:
- a CDS encoding DMT family transporter translates to MLDKEKAYWYLTLTVCAWGSLYVVSKVVLAQLPVVTTLFMRYLIAGVALFFVVRKVGFERIERADYKYIFFIGFVGYFVSIAAQLWGIQLANASLAALVNALNPVCILVLALIFLQEKIRAYQLVAVAAAMAGIYIVVGGAAGEGQLAGAMASMASVLCWSLMSVLVRKITRKYNPVVVTAYGIWIALACALPASLYELSQTETHWDWALAPALLYLGLICTALPHVLWNQSLSLLEAGRCALFYPLQPMTAALLGWMFLNESLSFSFLLGAVLIVGGVLISVLGERFA, encoded by the coding sequence TTGTTGGATAAGGAAAAAGCGTATTGGTATTTAACGCTGACGGTATGCGCATGGGGCAGCTTGTATGTTGTTAGCAAAGTAGTGCTGGCGCAATTGCCGGTAGTGACGACCTTGTTTATGCGCTACCTCATAGCCGGGGTAGCGTTGTTTTTTGTTGTGCGCAAAGTTGGTTTTGAACGTATTGAGCGTGCCGATTATAAGTACATTTTCTTTATTGGCTTTGTGGGGTATTTCGTGTCGATTGCGGCGCAGCTATGGGGAATTCAATTAGCGAATGCGTCCTTGGCGGCTTTAGTGAACGCTCTGAATCCGGTTTGTATTTTAGTCTTGGCCCTTATCTTTTTGCAAGAAAAAATACGGGCGTATCAGCTGGTGGCGGTAGCTGCTGCGATGGCGGGCATTTACATCGTGGTAGGCGGCGCTGCCGGAGAAGGTCAATTGGCGGGGGCCATGGCGTCGATGGCCTCTGTTTTGTGCTGGTCCTTGATGAGCGTGTTGGTGCGCAAAATTACTAGGAAATACAATCCGGTTGTTGTGACGGCGTATGGAATTTGGATTGCCTTGGCGTGTGCGTTGCCTGCCAGCTTGTATGAGCTGTCTCAGACGGAAACGCACTGGGATTGGGCCCTTGCACCCGCCTTGCTCTATCTTGGTTTGATTTGTACGGCGCTGCCTCATGTGCTTTGGAATCAAAGTTTGTCCCTATTAGAAGCGGGACGCTGCGCCTTATTTTATCCCTTGCAGCCTATGACGGCAGCGCTCTTGGGCTGGATGTTCTTGAACGAATCACTCAGTTTTAGCTTTTTGCTGGGAGCGGTTTTGATTGTTGGCGGAGTGCTGATTAGTGTGTTAGGAGAACGTTTTGCATGA